In Porphyromonas cangingivalis, a genomic segment contains:
- the rfbA gene encoding glucose-1-phosphate thymidylyltransferase RfbA codes for MKGIILAGGSGTRLYPATLPFSKQLIPLYDKPMVYYPLSVLMLAGIRDILIITTPDDRPLFEKLLGDGHQWGLSLSYKVQEKPEGIAQAFLIGRDFIGDDSVCLILGDNIFYGQSFTHTLRTVVDQVQKNEEAVIFSYYVRDPERYGVVEFDEDRRAISIEEKPLVPKSNYAVVGLYFYPSSVVDIASKIQPSYRGELEITTVNQHYLEAKQLRVEPLGRGFAWLDTGTHESLYEAGDFIRAIERRQGLKVACLEEIALNNGWIEKESLYELVQRYKGSDYATYLARLVKTF; via the coding sequence ATGAAAGGTATAATACTTGCCGGTGGCTCAGGTACACGCCTTTATCCCGCGACATTGCCATTCTCCAAGCAATTAATTCCTCTGTACGACAAGCCGATGGTTTACTATCCGTTGTCTGTACTTATGTTGGCGGGGATCCGTGATATTCTTATCATTACGACACCGGATGATCGTCCTTTGTTTGAGAAACTGTTAGGTGATGGTCACCAATGGGGACTCTCTCTGAGCTATAAGGTACAAGAGAAACCCGAAGGGATTGCTCAAGCGTTTTTGATCGGTCGAGACTTCATTGGAGACGATAGTGTTTGTCTTATTTTGGGAGATAATATTTTCTATGGTCAGTCATTTACGCATACTTTGCGCACCGTTGTCGATCAAGTTCAGAAGAATGAAGAAGCTGTAATCTTCTCGTATTATGTACGAGATCCTGAGCGTTATGGAGTTGTTGAGTTTGATGAGGATAGGCGAGCTATTTCAATAGAAGAGAAACCCCTTGTGCCAAAAAGTAATTATGCAGTCGTTGGGCTTTACTTCTATCCCTCCTCGGTGGTGGACATAGCATCCAAGATTCAGCCATCGTACAGAGGTGAGTTAGAGATCACCACTGTCAATCAACATTACCTTGAGGCAAAGCAGCTAAGGGTCGAGCCTCTTGGGCGAGGGTTTGCTTGGCTTGATACAGGTACACACGAGTCTCTCTATGAAGCCGGAGACTTTATCAGAGCCATCGAGAGACGTCAAGGTCTCAAGGTCGCTTGCTTGGAAGAGATCGCTCTTAACAATGGATGGATTGAAAAGGAAAGCCTTTATGAGCTTGTTCAGAGATATAAAGGAAGCGATTATGCTACTTATCTGGCACGATTGGTGAAGACTTTTTAG
- a CDS encoding chromate transporter has translation MDSTLDRHQLWQLFKTFSLIGSFTFGGGHAMLQLIREEIVSKHKWMTDEEFIDLFAVAQSLPGVFAVNISIFVGYRLQGFWGACVCALGTTLPSMLIILIIAMYLTQFRENPYVEKVFKGIRPAVVALIAAPVVSTWKTMKLGWKKVWIPALSAILIWHWGINPVTIIIIAGLLGWLYVTFIKKQITHQNK, from the coding sequence ATGGATAGCACCCTCGACAGACATCAGCTGTGGCAACTCTTCAAGACCTTCTCCCTCATAGGCTCATTTACATTCGGGGGAGGTCATGCCATGCTACAGCTCATCAGAGAAGAGATTGTCTCCAAGCACAAGTGGATGACGGATGAGGAGTTTATAGACCTCTTCGCCGTGGCTCAATCGCTACCCGGGGTCTTTGCCGTCAACATCTCTATCTTTGTCGGTTATCGTCTTCAAGGATTTTGGGGAGCTTGCGTGTGTGCTCTTGGGACAACCTTACCAAGCATGCTCATTATCCTCATCATTGCAATGTACCTGACACAGTTCAGGGAAAATCCCTATGTCGAGAAGGTGTTCAAGGGCATACGCCCGGCAGTGGTCGCCTTGATTGCAGCACCGGTGGTAAGTACTTGGAAGACGATGAAGTTGGGTTGGAAAAAAGTCTGGATACCGGCTCTATCAGCGATATTGATATGGCATTGGGGTATCAACCCTGTTACGATCATCATCATTGCAGGTCTGCTGGGATGGCTATATGTCACCTTTATCAAGAAGCAAATCACTCACCAAAACAAATAA
- a CDS encoding chromate transporter: MIYLELLWVYLKIGLFGFGGGYAMLSLIQEEVVHKHHWLTMQEFTDIVAISQMTPGPIGINSATYIGYTVTGSVWGSILATVAVSLPSFVLVLLISLSFAKFRQNKHVDAVFTGIRPAAVGLIAAAALLLINGENFIDYKSYFLFGVVLLFVLKKWLHPILLIILAGISGLILY; the protein is encoded by the coding sequence ATGATCTATCTCGAACTACTTTGGGTGTATCTGAAGATCGGACTTTTCGGTTTTGGCGGTGGCTATGCGATGCTCTCACTTATCCAAGAGGAAGTTGTCCACAAACATCATTGGCTCACGATGCAAGAATTTACGGATATTGTAGCCATTTCACAGATGACACCGGGTCCCATCGGCATCAATAGTGCAACCTACATAGGCTATACTGTCACAGGGAGTGTTTGGGGTAGCATATTAGCAACCGTGGCGGTGAGCTTGCCTTCATTTGTATTGGTACTACTGATTTCGCTTTCGTTTGCAAAATTCAGACAGAACAAGCATGTAGATGCTGTATTTACAGGAATCCGGCCTGCCGCTGTCGGGCTCATCGCAGCTGCGGCACTACTGCTTATCAACGGAGAGAACTTTATAGACTATAAGAGTTATTTCCTTTTCGGGGTGGTATTGCTTTTCGTGCTCAAAAAGTGGCTTCATCCGATCCTGCTCATCATCTTGGCCGGAATATCGGGACTTATACTGTACTGA
- a CDS encoding acetyl-CoA hydrolase/transferase family protein — MALNFITAEEAAMFVNHDDNVGFSGFTPAGCPKVVSQAIAERAIREHEAGRPFQIGMFTGASTGDRLDGALARANAIKFRTPYQSNKDLRELLNSRNTHYFDMHLSLLPQELRYGFLGKVDVAIVEAADVTEDGEIVPTAAVGILPTICRMADRIIVELNDKHPKEIRGIHDIAEPKDPPCREAIAIYEVSDRVGLPYVKVDPKKIVGVVRTSEPNDDGGFAPLDDVTKAIGENVAKFLVQEMKAGRIPAEFLPVQSGVGNVANAVLGAMGDNPEIPKFQVYTEVIQDAVIGLMKKGKVTFASGCSLSISREVIRDLYANLSFFKDKLLLRPQEYSNHPEVIRRLGLITINTALEADIFGNINSTHVLGTKMMNGIGGSGDFTRSGYISIFTTPSTAKNGNISAFVPMVSHMDHSEHSVKIIISEYGIADLRGKSPIQRAECIIENCVHPDYRENLREYLALGVKGQTPQHLGACFEYHKQFAETGSMKNVDWSKFKK; from the coding sequence ATGGCCTTAAACTTTATTACTGCCGAAGAGGCTGCTATGTTTGTCAATCATGATGATAATGTGGGCTTCAGTGGCTTTACTCCTGCCGGTTGTCCTAAGGTGGTCTCACAAGCTATTGCAGAACGAGCGATCCGAGAGCACGAAGCCGGGCGTCCGTTTCAGATCGGTATGTTTACCGGTGCATCTACCGGAGACAGATTAGATGGTGCTTTGGCAAGGGCAAATGCAATAAAATTTAGAACACCATATCAGTCCAACAAAGATCTTCGAGAACTTTTGAATTCTCGTAACACACACTATTTTGATATGCACCTTTCGCTTCTCCCACAAGAGTTGAGATATGGATTTTTGGGTAAGGTGGATGTCGCTATCGTTGAGGCTGCAGATGTTACCGAAGACGGTGAGATCGTCCCCACTGCTGCGGTGGGAATCTTACCAACTATTTGTCGCATGGCTGATCGTATCATCGTCGAGCTTAACGATAAGCATCCGAAGGAAATTCGTGGTATCCACGATATTGCAGAGCCCAAAGATCCCCCTTGCCGTGAAGCTATTGCTATCTATGAGGTCTCTGATCGTGTAGGGCTTCCTTACGTAAAGGTGGATCCAAAGAAGATTGTCGGGGTCGTGCGTACATCTGAACCCAATGATGATGGTGGATTTGCTCCTCTTGATGATGTGACAAAGGCCATCGGAGAGAATGTTGCGAAATTTTTGGTTCAGGAGATGAAGGCTGGGCGTATTCCAGCCGAGTTCCTTCCTGTTCAGAGTGGTGTAGGTAATGTTGCGAATGCAGTCTTGGGAGCAATGGGTGATAATCCTGAAATTCCTAAATTTCAGGTGTACACTGAGGTTATTCAAGATGCGGTGATAGGCTTGATGAAGAAGGGGAAGGTGACATTTGCCAGCGGATGTTCACTCTCAATCTCCAGAGAGGTTATTCGGGATTTGTATGCTAACCTATCGTTCTTCAAGGACAAGTTGCTCCTTCGTCCACAAGAGTATTCTAACCATCCTGAAGTCATTCGTCGCTTGGGACTTATTACCATAAACACAGCTCTCGAAGCTGACATTTTTGGTAATATTAACTCTACTCATGTGCTTGGTACTAAGATGATGAATGGTATCGGTGGTTCGGGAGACTTTACAAGATCCGGGTATATCTCCATCTTTACTACGCCATCGACTGCAAAGAATGGAAATATCAGTGCTTTTGTACCGATGGTGTCCCACATGGATCATAGTGAACACTCGGTGAAGATTATCATTTCAGAATATGGTATCGCTGACCTCAGAGGGAAGTCTCCTATCCAGAGAGCTGAGTGTATCATCGAAAACTGTGTGCACCCTGATTATCGTGAGAACTTGAGAGAATACCTTGCTTTGGGTGTGAAGGGACAAACCCCTCAACACTTAGGTGCTTGTTTTGAGTACCACAAGCAGTTTGCAGAGACCGGATCGATGAAAAATGTAGACTGGTCCAAGTTCAAAAAATAA
- the rpsO gene encoding 30S ribosomal protein S15: MYLDSAKKKEIFEKHGKSNTDTGSPESQIALFSYRISHLTEHLKVNRKDYSTERSLKMLVGKRRRMLDYLASKDIERYRAIIKELGIRR, translated from the coding sequence ATGTATTTAGATTCAGCAAAAAAGAAAGAAATCTTCGAGAAGCACGGAAAGTCTAACACTGATACCGGTTCACCTGAGAGCCAGATAGCATTGTTTTCATACCGTATCTCACACTTGACCGAACACCTAAAGGTCAACAGAAAGGATTATAGTACAGAAAGATCTCTTAAGATGCTGGTAGGTAAGCGTCGTCGCATGCTCGACTATCTCGCAAGCAAAGACATCGAAAGATATCGCGCAATCATCAAGGAGCTCGGTATCCGTCGTTAA
- a CDS encoding DNA topoisomerase 3, giving the protein MILCIAEKPSAAREIAQVIGATSRHDGYFEGNGYRVTWTFGHLCTLKDPGDYRPEWKRWTLSSLPIIPERFSIKLLEDKGIDNQFKTIKRLVSEASEVINCGDAGQEGELIQRWVLQLAECSCPVKRLWLSSMTSEAISEAFQNLRDSKDFQNLYYAGLSRAIGDWILGLNATRLYTLKYSKPGERLLSIGRVQTPTLALIVERFEEIQSFKPELYWEIKTLYRDTTFASTKGRYATVEEAQEVIERIKTSDLKVTDIKTKKGKEGAPRLFDLTSLQVECNKKFSYTAEETLRYIQSLYEKKLTTYPRVDTTYLTNDIYDKCPSILNGLHQVVPHLIEPLRSKKLTKSKKHFDDSKVTDHHAIIPTGYKPSGLSTFEQNVYDIILKRFVAIFYPDMQYEATTVMADIEGIEFKATGRIITDLGWRAVYDLTTSDEDENNGEEDKNVLPTFAKGERGPHIPDLLEKETQPPKNYTEASLLVAMETAGKLVDDEDLKDAMKQKGIGRPSTRAAIIETLLKRKYIRKERKSLIPTPMGVELVHIINNELLKSVRLTGEWEYKLRLIDKGEYAPESFLNELKEMVSALMLEVKLDNRSMQSLLESASEKATSKKKKKDTNLIKEGDVCPKCGQGVIIRGKTALGCSRFREGCDMRAPIPEN; this is encoded by the coding sequence ATGATCCTCTGTATCGCCGAAAAACCATCTGCAGCAAGAGAAATAGCCCAAGTCATCGGTGCTACATCTCGCCATGATGGCTATTTCGAAGGAAACGGATACAGAGTGACTTGGACTTTCGGACACTTGTGCACCCTGAAAGACCCGGGAGATTATCGCCCCGAGTGGAAACGCTGGACACTTTCATCCCTACCTATCATACCCGAAAGGTTTAGTATAAAACTATTAGAAGACAAAGGGATAGATAACCAGTTCAAGACCATAAAAAGACTTGTCAGTGAGGCTTCTGAGGTAATCAACTGCGGGGATGCCGGACAGGAGGGCGAACTGATACAACGATGGGTACTGCAACTTGCGGAATGCAGCTGCCCTGTGAAGCGTCTCTGGTTGTCATCCATGACGAGCGAGGCAATCAGCGAGGCATTCCAAAACCTCAGAGACAGCAAGGACTTCCAAAACTTATATTACGCCGGGCTGAGTCGTGCCATCGGAGACTGGATATTGGGACTCAATGCAACACGTTTGTATACGTTGAAGTACTCAAAACCAGGGGAGCGCCTGCTCTCAATAGGCCGTGTGCAGACCCCTACCCTTGCCTTAATCGTAGAACGCTTTGAGGAAATACAGAGCTTCAAGCCTGAACTGTATTGGGAGATCAAGACCTTGTATAGAGACACGACCTTCGCATCGACAAAAGGTCGATACGCTACTGTCGAAGAGGCTCAAGAGGTCATAGAACGTATAAAAACAAGTGATCTGAAGGTCACCGATATCAAAACAAAAAAGGGAAAAGAGGGTGCACCGAGGTTGTTTGACCTTACGTCTCTACAAGTAGAGTGTAACAAGAAGTTCTCATACACTGCCGAAGAAACTCTGAGATACATCCAATCGCTGTATGAGAAAAAACTGACAACATATCCTCGTGTGGATACAACCTATCTCACTAATGATATCTACGATAAATGTCCAAGCATCCTCAATGGTCTACATCAAGTAGTTCCACATCTGATCGAACCCCTAAGATCAAAAAAACTCACAAAGTCCAAGAAGCACTTTGATGACTCTAAGGTCACGGATCACCACGCAATCATACCTACAGGATATAAACCTTCTGGGCTTTCGACCTTCGAACAAAATGTATATGACATCATACTCAAGCGTTTTGTCGCTATATTTTATCCTGACATGCAGTATGAAGCGACGACAGTCATGGCAGACATAGAAGGCATAGAATTCAAGGCGACAGGTCGCATAATCACTGATCTCGGGTGGCGTGCAGTGTATGACCTGACAACCTCGGATGAGGATGAAAATAATGGAGAAGAGGATAAAAATGTTCTGCCCACATTTGCGAAAGGTGAACGAGGACCGCATATCCCAGATCTACTTGAAAAAGAGACACAGCCTCCCAAAAATTATACAGAAGCATCTCTGCTTGTGGCTATGGAGACAGCAGGTAAATTGGTGGACGACGAAGATCTGAAAGATGCCATGAAGCAAAAAGGGATCGGCCGCCCATCTACTCGTGCGGCAATCATCGAAACTCTACTGAAAAGAAAGTACATCCGAAAGGAACGAAAGAGCCTCATCCCGACGCCTATGGGTGTCGAGCTTGTACACATCATCAATAATGAGCTACTAAAAAGCGTTCGCCTGACAGGAGAGTGGGAATACAAACTAAGACTGATCGACAAGGGAGAATATGCACCGGAATCGTTCTTAAACGAACTGAAGGAAATGGTTTCAGCATTGATGTTAGAAGTAAAATTAGACAATCGTTCGATGCAGTCCCTGCTCGAAAGCGCAAGTGAAAAGGCAACATCAAAGAAAAAAAAGAAGGATACAAATCTCATCAAAGAAGGAGATGTGTGTCCTAAGTGCGGTCAGGGCGTGATCATTCGAGGTAAAACCGCTCTCGGATGTTCTCGATTTAGAGAGGGATGCGACATGAGAGCTCCCATTCCCGAAAACTAA
- the rpsT gene encoding 30S ribosomal protein S20 yields the protein MANHKSALKRIRQNKTRRLRNRYYGKTMRNAVRNFRNITDKAEAMAKLPEITSMLDRMASKGRIHKNKAANLKSKLTRQANAL from the coding sequence ATGGCAAATCACAAGTCAGCACTTAAAAGAATCAGACAAAACAAGACTCGTCGTCTACGCAATAGATACTACGGCAAGACAATGCGTAATGCAGTCCGTAACTTCAGAAACATCACAGACAAGGCTGAAGCGATGGCAAAGTTGCCAGAAATCACTTCGATGCTTGATCGTATGGCTTCTAAGGGACGTATCCACAAGAACAAGGCTGCAAACCTAAAGTCAAAACTCACAAGACAGGCAAACGCACTCTAA
- a CDS encoding DUF5106 domain-containing protein, translating into MPSQKGQDTAGRLFPPALPIPPDSISIPEERASYIVNNVWLPYDSLTTQMFEGIPSMEQFIVDYFAIGTVADKKSFSNSVVTALGKSTPDFYAHFLDFAEMYLDHSNSPIYNEDLYALFVGQVLRSSVVTYADSIRLSERLTGYAKNKVGDIAANFSIRLSDSRKISLHDIASPLTILIFYESECETCIETLDLIKSSDVFLTLAAEQKVKVLCVDMTSETRSAQSAREKCPTWMMMGYESEQAIRQQQLYYLRTFPTIFLLDQDNRVLLRHLRVDQLEQWLRNNT; encoded by the coding sequence ATGCCATCTCAAAAGGGACAAGATACAGCCGGGAGGCTGTTTCCCCCGGCTTTGCCTATCCCTCCGGACTCTATATCCATTCCGGAAGAGAGAGCTTCTTATATCGTCAATAATGTTTGGCTGCCTTACGATTCATTGACCACGCAGATGTTTGAGGGGATCCCCTCCATGGAGCAGTTTATCGTGGATTATTTTGCCATCGGAACTGTTGCGGATAAAAAGTCATTTTCTAACTCTGTTGTTACGGCTCTTGGTAAGTCTACTCCCGACTTCTATGCTCATTTTCTGGACTTTGCAGAGATGTATTTGGATCACTCCAACTCTCCTATCTATAATGAAGATCTATATGCTTTATTTGTAGGGCAGGTCTTGAGGAGTTCAGTCGTTACCTATGCGGACAGTATCCGTCTTTCTGAAAGACTGACCGGATACGCAAAGAATAAGGTGGGAGACATAGCCGCCAATTTCTCCATCCGCTTGTCCGATAGCCGTAAGATAAGTCTTCACGATATTGCGAGTCCTTTGACTATTTTGATTTTTTACGAGTCCGAGTGTGAGACTTGCATAGAGACGCTGGATTTGATTAAATCTTCTGATGTCTTCTTGACTCTTGCTGCAGAGCAAAAGGTAAAAGTCCTGTGTGTCGATATGACTAGTGAAACAAGAAGTGCTCAGTCTGCTAGAGAAAAGTGTCCGACTTGGATGATGATGGGATATGAGAGTGAGCAAGCAATCAGACAGCAACAGCTTTATTATCTACGGACATTCCCTACTATCTTTCTCTTAGATCAAGACAATAGAGTGTTACTCCGTCATCTCAGGGTGGATCAGTTAGAACAGTGGCTCCGAAACAATACTTAA